One candidate division KSB1 bacterium DNA segment encodes these proteins:
- a CDS encoding radical SAM protein → CRHFHIPLQSGSDAILESMRRPYTAEDFLVCVEELHRHFPEASIGTDVIVGYPGETEEDFARTVSILTRAPVTYLHVFRYSRRPETLAAHLHDNVSPQVKEQRSTVLRALSSQRRMAFARQFLGQTLPVLFERHADGWAMGLSDNYLRVRVPAEGAWLKNTVAPVRIEALEDDGTLTGHADVLSSNQERTPELKLAMATTL, encoded by the coding sequence CTGCCGCCACTTCCACATCCCACTCCAGAGCGGAAGCGACGCTATTCTGGAGTCCATGCGAAGGCCATATACGGCGGAGGATTTTCTTGTTTGCGTGGAGGAGCTGCACAGGCATTTCCCTGAGGCGTCTATCGGGACCGATGTGATTGTAGGGTACCCGGGCGAGACGGAGGAGGACTTTGCGCGCACGGTAAGCATCCTGACAAGGGCGCCAGTCACGTATCTCCACGTGTTTCGCTACTCGCGCCGACCGGAGACTTTGGCCGCTCACTTACACGATAACGTCTCTCCGCAGGTGAAAGAGCAGAGGAGCACCGTGCTTCGGGCTCTGAGCAGTCAAAGGCGAATGGCGTTTGCAAGGCAATTCCTTGGACAGACCTTGCCTGTCCTGTTTGAACGCCATGCAGACGGGTGGGCCATGGGTCTGAGCGACAACTATCTCAGGGTCCGCGTGCCTGCAGAAGGGGCTTGGTTGAAGAACACGGTGGCGCCGGTGAGGATCGAGGCCCTCGAAGATGATGGTACCCTAACCGGCCATGCCGATGTACTTTCCAGCAATCAGGAGAGAACGCCTGAGCTGAAGTTGGCAATGGCGACCACCCTATGA
- the miaB gene encoding tRNA (N6-isopentenyl adenosine(37)-C2)-methylthiotransferase MiaB translates to MPERSLTYCIETYGCQMNKYDSEIVGGILRAAGYQQIEYIEQADVVLVNTCSVRESAEQRVLGRLSALRALKTAGRCQVLGVIGCMAERMRARLLSQARGVDFVLGPDDYRRLPDLLARLLAGADVEETQPATCSAETYADVRPLRQPGVRAWVAIMRGCNNFCSYCVVPYVRGRERSRSLSSVLHEVEQLVDEGFVEVTLLGQNVNSYWDGAHDFADLLAAVAQVPGLCRVRFATSHPKDLTPKLARTICEHRVICRHVHLPVQSGSSRILAAMNRGYTREHYLRLVEDLRALMPDVALTTDVIVGFPGEDEEDFAATRSLLEEVRFDAAFLFKYSPREGTAAARLPETVSEEVKQARLEQLIAVQKGITLEKNRARVGSVLEVLVEGPSKKSPRQFMGRTEGNMIVVLRGRGARPGRLARVLITGAEGHTLFGHVVEEPTLAGVSP, encoded by the coding sequence ATGCCTGAGCGAAGCCTGACATACTGCATCGAGACGTACGGCTGCCAGATGAACAAGTACGACTCTGAGATAGTCGGTGGCATCCTCCGCGCAGCCGGCTACCAGCAGATTGAGTACATTGAGCAAGCCGACGTCGTCCTGGTCAATACCTGCAGCGTGCGGGAGAGTGCAGAACAGCGGGTGTTGGGACGTCTCAGTGCCCTGCGTGCTCTTAAGACCGCAGGCAGGTGCCAGGTGCTTGGTGTGATCGGCTGTATGGCCGAGAGGATGCGGGCGCGGTTGTTGTCCCAGGCGCGGGGGGTGGATTTTGTCTTAGGGCCTGATGACTACCGCCGTCTTCCCGATCTGCTCGCACGCCTGCTCGCAGGGGCAGATGTCGAGGAAACCCAACCGGCGACATGTTCTGCTGAGACCTATGCGGATGTTCGTCCATTGCGCCAACCAGGCGTCCGTGCATGGGTGGCGATCATGCGCGGCTGTAACAATTTCTGCTCCTACTGTGTTGTCCCCTACGTCCGCGGGAGGGAACGAAGCCGCAGCCTGAGCTCGGTTTTGCATGAGGTGGAGCAACTTGTTGACGAGGGATTTGTGGAAGTCACCCTGCTTGGCCAAAATGTAAACTCGTATTGGGACGGTGCTCACGACTTTGCTGACCTGTTGGCCGCGGTTGCGCAGGTCCCCGGACTTTGTCGTGTGCGCTTCGCCACATCGCACCCCAAAGACCTCACGCCGAAACTGGCGCGCACCATTTGTGAGCATCGTGTGATTTGTCGACATGTTCATTTGCCGGTGCAGTCTGGGAGCAGCAGGATTCTTGCTGCAATGAATCGCGGCTACACTCGTGAGCACTATCTGCGCCTAGTTGAGGATTTGCGTGCGCTTATGCCTGACGTTGCCCTGACGACCGACGTTATCGTGGGGTTTCCAGGAGAAGATGAGGAAGACTTTGCCGCAACACGCTCCCTTCTGGAGGAAGTGAGGTTCGACGCCGCTTTCTTGTTCAAATATTCGCCCCGGGAGGGCACGGCGGCTGCGCGCCTGCCGGAGACAGTGAGCGAGGAGGTGAAGCAGGCCCGCCTGGAGCAACTCATCGCGGTGCAGAAGGGGATCACGTTGGAGAAGAATCGGGCGCGCGTAGGCTCGGTGCTGGAAGTGTTGGTGGAAGGCCCGAGCAAGAAGTCGCCACGGCAGTTCATGGGCCGCACCGAGGGAAACATGATTGTCGTACTGCGAGGACGGGGCGCGCGCCCGGGCCGACTGGCGCGCGTGCTTATCACCGGTGCGGAAGGACACACGTTGTTTGGGCACGTCGTGGAAGAACCGACTCTTGCCGGGGTCTCGCCGTAA
- a CDS encoding LapA family protein: MWFVRWIAAVLVVLVLVVLATQNSTLQVVVRFYKWQSVELPLWVVMYLSYGAGLLTWLIISLIRVFALRAEIRRLDKQNAKLQSELGRLRNISVHEGMAAPSEISEQPLGIAEEQQL, encoded by the coding sequence ATGTGGTTTGTTCGTTGGATTGCAGCGGTGCTGGTGGTACTGGTGCTCGTCGTATTGGCGACCCAGAACTCGACTCTGCAAGTGGTGGTGCGCTTCTACAAATGGCAGAGCGTCGAGTTACCCCTCTGGGTGGTAATGTATCTGTCCTATGGTGCTGGACTTCTCACCTGGCTTATCATCTCCCTCATTCGCGTCTTCGCCCTCCGCGCCGAGATACGTCGTCTCGATAAGCAGAACGCAAAACTTCAATCAGAACTTGGGCGGCTGCGCAACATCTCGGTCCACGAGGGAATGGCGGCCCCAAGCGAGATCTCTGAGCAACCCCTGGGAATAGCAGAAGAGCAACAGCTGTAG
- a CDS encoding tetratricopeptide repeat protein, with product MDTIVIIAIVITVLFFIGVGVFFPSTRRRAKKGDQVWRDYAHALELIIGGEYDRALGALRTIVERTSEFVDAYIKIGDLFRLTGRVEHAIRVHQEQEAREGLTPEQVERLHRSLVRDFFTSEKPERGLAYVEALLQRDKNDTWALEWKTRLCEQMRDWDGAFDAYQRLLKAKNADDAATLAFYRVQSGKRLVEEGKGRDGRLKFREAIKLDPTTVAAYLELSSSYRAERRYRDALAVLRRLMAAAPQHASVAFDLIEDVLYEAGGFGDIENVYTSLIQRAPEEAEPYLGLASLKAKMGDHIAAVDLCRQALSKDPDNVAARVQLARFLHAAGRHQEAAAQALQVLEHLQQQHAPYVCRYCGWSSRVPSPRCLQCLRPLGSGSAGSKAKQES from the coding sequence ATGGATACAATTGTCATTATTGCCATTGTGATCACGGTCTTGTTCTTTATCGGCGTAGGGGTTTTCTTTCCATCCACGAGGCGCAGGGCGAAAAAGGGGGACCAGGTGTGGCGGGATTATGCCCACGCCCTTGAGCTCATCATCGGCGGAGAGTATGACCGGGCACTTGGAGCTCTTCGCACGATTGTCGAGCGCACCAGCGAGTTTGTAGACGCCTATATCAAGATTGGGGACCTCTTCCGCCTCACCGGGCGAGTCGAGCACGCAATAAGGGTGCACCAAGAGCAGGAAGCAAGGGAAGGGCTGACACCTGAGCAGGTGGAGCGCCTGCATCGGAGCCTGGTCCGCGACTTTTTTACCTCTGAGAAGCCCGAGCGCGGGTTGGCCTATGTAGAGGCACTTCTCCAGCGCGACAAGAATGACACCTGGGCTTTAGAGTGGAAGACGCGTTTATGCGAGCAGATGCGGGACTGGGATGGGGCTTTTGACGCATACCAGCGGCTTTTGAAGGCGAAAAACGCCGATGATGCCGCCACTTTGGCGTTCTATCGGGTGCAAAGCGGCAAGCGGCTCGTGGAAGAGGGCAAGGGCCGGGATGGCCGCCTCAAGTTCAGGGAGGCTATCAAGCTGGATCCGACAACTGTGGCGGCGTACCTTGAGCTTTCCTCTTCTTACAGGGCCGAAAGGCGCTACCGAGATGCCTTGGCAGTGTTGCGGCGTTTGATGGCGGCGGCGCCGCAGCACGCCTCGGTTGCCTTCGACCTGATTGAGGACGTCCTCTATGAAGCCGGCGGCTTTGGCGACATCGAGAATGTATATACTTCCCTCATTCAGCGGGCGCCTGAGGAAGCGGAGCCTTACCTGGGTCTTGCCTCGCTCAAAGCAAAAATGGGAGACCACATTGCCGCCGTCGACCTGTGCCGTCAGGCACTGAGCAAGGACCCCGATAACGTGGCCGCAAGAGTCCAGCTCGCCCGTTTCCTTCATGCGGCTGGCCGGCACCAGGAAGCAGCAGCGCAGGCTTTGCAGGTCTTGGAGCACCTACAACAGCAGCACGCACCCTATGTGTGCAGATATTGCGGGTGGTCTTCGCGCGTGCCCAGTCCTCGCTGCTTGCAGTGTCTCCGGCCGTTAGGCAGTGGATCCGCTGGCAGCAAGGCGAAGCAGGAAAGCTGA
- a CDS encoding SPOR domain-containing protein, whose product MPKKAGTRHLARALLGLCAVVLASPLFAQTPETLHSLLEDHRLEEIKRRLPDLVRRFPDNPTVIFLQGVVESDGARAVTYYKRVVEEFPSSAFADEALLRLIQYELAQGLYHSAAQRCLRLTRQYSNSPLCDDAHYLRIQCLFARGDRDSAAYSAEWFLRRYPDSPFAQLVASELASVSVPRAPTGKPGSGGRAFYGVQVGAFKERGNAEKLVRALAREGYACEVVTKERGRDLFYLVWVGRFEGEEAAMRLGKELQERYGLPFRIVQR is encoded by the coding sequence GTGCCGAAAAAAGCAGGAACAAGGCACCTTGCGAGAGCACTCCTCGGCTTGTGCGCCGTTGTGCTGGCCTCTCCGCTCTTTGCCCAGACGCCGGAAACCTTGCACTCTCTTCTTGAGGACCATCGTCTCGAAGAGATCAAGCGCCGTCTTCCCGACTTGGTCCGGCGGTTCCCTGATAATCCCACGGTGATTTTCTTGCAAGGGGTGGTGGAGAGCGACGGAGCGCGCGCAGTCACCTACTACAAGCGGGTTGTTGAGGAGTTTCCGAGCAGCGCTTTCGCCGACGAGGCCCTACTCAGGCTCATTCAGTACGAGCTGGCACAGGGACTCTACCATAGTGCGGCCCAGCGCTGTCTCCGACTGACGAGACAGTACTCGAACTCGCCACTTTGCGATGACGCCCACTATTTGCGCATCCAATGTCTGTTTGCGCGGGGAGATCGCGATTCTGCTGCCTATTCCGCCGAGTGGTTCTTGCGCAGATACCCTGATTCACCGTTTGCCCAGCTTGTGGCCTCCGAGTTGGCCTCCGTCTCCGTCCCGCGAGCTCCCACTGGCAAGCCCGGGTCAGGAGGGCGCGCCTTTTATGGGGTGCAAGTGGGTGCCTTTAAAGAAAGAGGGAACGCCGAGAAGCTGGTGAGGGCACTTGCACGTGAAGGGTACGCCTGCGAGGTGGTAACCAAAGAGCGGGGCAGGGACCTCTTTTACTTGGTCTGGGTAGGTCGGTTCGAGGGCGAAGAGGCGGCCATGCGTCTGGGCAAAGAACTTCAGGAGCGCTATGGGCTGCCCTTTCGCATTGTGCAGCGATAG
- a CDS encoding homocysteine S-methyltransferase family protein produces MTRSFRAELSRRILLFDGATGTTLQAMGLPVGVMPEMWLFENPAAVVKTHRGYVEAGADVVISNSLGANRFRLRDTPFAGRAYEVSRRAAELAREAAGERAFVAGSVGSTGVLLALGEVPENDILDAYEEQIRGLVDGGADLIAVETMTDVEEACLAVRAAKAVCSLPVVATMTFEPGKRGYRTVMGTDIATAALRLQEAGADATGSNCGTGIDDMVAIIREMRAHTTLPLLAEPNAGLPQVREGKVVYGESPEYMAARVPDLLRAGARLIGGCCGTTADHIKLFRKAIDAWQEGATP; encoded by the coding sequence ATGACGCGCTCTTTTCGGGCAGAATTGAGCAGGCGGATCCTGCTTTTCGACGGCGCCACAGGGACCACGCTCCAGGCCATGGGATTGCCGGTGGGAGTCATGCCTGAAATGTGGCTCTTCGAGAACCCTGCGGCGGTGGTGAAGACGCACCGCGGCTACGTAGAGGCGGGTGCGGACGTGGTCATCAGCAATAGCCTGGGGGCGAACCGCTTCCGCCTGCGCGATACGCCCTTCGCAGGGCGCGCCTATGAGGTGAGCCGTCGGGCTGCAGAGTTGGCTCGCGAAGCAGCTGGTGAGAGAGCCTTCGTCGCTGGCTCGGTCGGGTCCACGGGGGTGCTCCTCGCCCTAGGCGAGGTGCCGGAGAACGACATCTTAGATGCCTATGAAGAACAGATTAGAGGTCTGGTGGACGGAGGCGCCGACCTGATTGCGGTAGAGACTATGACCGATGTCGAGGAGGCGTGCCTGGCCGTGAGGGCGGCAAAGGCCGTGTGTTCGCTCCCCGTGGTGGCCACTATGACGTTCGAACCTGGCAAGCGTGGCTACCGCACGGTGATGGGCACAGACATCGCCACCGCTGCCCTTCGCCTGCAGGAGGCGGGGGCCGACGCCACGGGCAGCAATTGTGGCACCGGCATCGATGACATGGTAGCGATTATTCGGGAGATGCGCGCGCATACCACCCTGCCGCTCTTGGCTGAACCCAATGCTGGTCTGCCGCAAGTGCGCGAGGGGAAAGTCGTGTACGGAGAATCGCCGGAGTACATGGCGGCGCGCGTGCCCGACCTCCTGCGCGCAGGCGCGCGGCTGATAGGCGGGTGCTGCGGCACTACCGCCGACCACATCAAGCTGTTTCGTAAGGCCATTGATGCGTGGCAGGAAGGTGCCACCCCATGA
- a CDS encoding M1 family metallopeptidase codes for MRKSLLWGPVLVCLGASFARSQALNCEKVANYSIDVSLHEQQRMLEGKEILTWTNTSSRNIDTLYFHLYWNAFKNNRSLFSVESWQGLNWSERSTSPRSPEEWGWIDVTDISAEDAFGREDLKGFLSYGAPGQPGGEDETVLRVRVPRPVPPGHTIAIAIAFRARIPTKQPRTGYRGDFYFLGQWFPKIGVLWDGVWNCHPFHTNTEFFADYGDYDVRITVPSRFLVGATGSLRDSVANADGTTTYRFVEECVHDFAWTASPHYLVRVRRFEHPELPPVTMRLLLQPEHRKDEEAYFGATANTLKYYGLWYGPYPYGHITIVDPAWDSRADGMEYPTLFCGGSEWWVPSGVLTPEWLTIHECGHQWWYGLVGNNEVEHPWLDEGINSYADGRCADAAYGDDLYMRRYFGIPIVFREVKRPMRTRWRAPMLTARPDRMDRRGWEFVDGQSYSTNAYRKPALMLATLEGYLGDELFTKILRTFAQRYRFKHPRPTDFIRVVNELVPENMDWFFDQMLTGSGRLDYAVTLVASRAVPPAEGYFGAGEGIRYQAGGEKQKPGSQLYESEVLVQRLGEVCFPVEVLVRFEDGETLTEQWDGRDLWKRFRYQRSAQVLSAEVDPSHKVLLDVNFTNNSRYREPETGAALKWTVRWMTWLQHLLEVFAFFV; via the coding sequence ATGCGTAAAAGCCTGCTCTGGGGACCGGTACTTGTCTGTCTGGGAGCCTCTTTTGCCCGTTCGCAGGCATTGAATTGTGAGAAAGTGGCCAACTACTCTATCGATGTTTCCCTCCATGAACAGCAGCGCATGCTGGAGGGAAAGGAAATCCTCACCTGGACGAACACCTCCTCCAGAAATATCGATACCCTCTACTTTCACCTGTACTGGAATGCGTTCAAGAACAATCGGTCTTTGTTTTCCGTGGAGTCGTGGCAAGGCCTGAACTGGAGCGAACGCTCCACGAGCCCTCGCTCGCCTGAAGAGTGGGGTTGGATAGACGTCACGGACATCTCTGCAGAGGACGCGTTTGGCCGTGAGGACTTGAAGGGCTTTCTCAGCTACGGGGCACCTGGTCAGCCGGGAGGGGAGGATGAAACTGTGCTTCGAGTCAGAGTGCCCCGGCCTGTTCCTCCCGGGCACACCATCGCCATAGCTATCGCCTTCAGGGCAAGAATCCCTACCAAACAACCACGAACGGGCTATAGGGGCGATTTCTACTTCTTGGGGCAGTGGTTCCCGAAGATTGGCGTGTTGTGGGACGGCGTGTGGAACTGCCATCCGTTCCACACCAACACGGAGTTTTTCGCCGACTATGGCGACTATGACGTACGGATTACAGTTCCTTCGCGATTTCTCGTAGGTGCCACCGGCTCGCTAAGGGATTCAGTGGCTAATGCCGATGGGACCACCACCTACCGCTTTGTGGAGGAGTGCGTGCACGATTTTGCATGGACCGCCAGCCCTCACTACCTGGTGAGGGTGCGGCGATTCGAACACCCAGAGCTGCCGCCGGTGACCATGCGCCTCCTGTTGCAGCCCGAGCACAGGAAGGATGAAGAAGCCTACTTCGGCGCCACCGCCAACACTCTGAAATACTATGGGCTGTGGTATGGCCCATACCCTTACGGGCACATCACCATCGTGGACCCGGCCTGGGACAGTCGCGCTGACGGCATGGAATACCCGACTCTTTTCTGCGGGGGCAGCGAGTGGTGGGTGCCTTCCGGGGTGCTGACCCCTGAGTGGCTGACGATCCACGAGTGCGGCCATCAATGGTGGTACGGGCTTGTGGGCAACAACGAGGTAGAACATCCCTGGCTGGACGAGGGGATAAACTCCTACGCGGATGGTCGCTGCGCAGATGCGGCCTACGGCGATGATTTGTATATGCGCCGCTACTTTGGCATCCCCATTGTGTTCAGGGAAGTGAAGCGGCCGATGCGTACCCGGTGGCGCGCTCCTATGCTCACAGCAAGACCAGACCGCATGGACCGCCGAGGGTGGGAGTTCGTAGATGGGCAGAGCTATAGTACCAATGCCTACCGCAAGCCAGCGCTGATGCTTGCTACTCTCGAGGGCTACCTGGGGGACGAGTTGTTTACGAAAATTCTGCGCACTTTCGCGCAGCGCTATCGCTTCAAACATCCTCGGCCTACGGACTTTATCCGCGTAGTGAATGAACTTGTACCTGAGAATATGGATTGGTTCTTTGACCAGATGCTCACCGGGTCAGGACGGCTTGATTATGCCGTCACCTTGGTTGCTTCCCGCGCCGTGCCCCCGGCCGAGGGCTATTTCGGTGCAGGAGAGGGCATCCGCTATCAGGCCGGCGGCGAAAAGCAGAAGCCTGGCTCGCAACTCTACGAGTCTGAGGTCCTGGTGCAAAGATTGGGAGAGGTGTGTTTCCCGGTAGAAGTGCTTGTTCGCTTTGAGGACGGCGAGACCCTGACGGAACAATGGGACGGCCGAGATCTTTGGAAGCGGTTTCGCTATCAGCGCTCGGCGCAAGTGCTCTCTGCAGAAGTGGACCCAAGCCACAAGGTACTGCTGGACGTGAACTTTACCAACAACAGCAGGTACCGCGAGCCCGAGACGGGGGCCGCCCTAAAGTGGACTGTTCGCTGGATGACGTGGTTGCAGCACCTGCTTGAAGTATTCGCCTTTTTCGTGTAG